In one window of Microbacterium natoriense DNA:
- a CDS encoding acyl-CoA carboxylase subunit beta has translation MTEQPELLTTAGRIADLRARYDEAVVDAEKIAKEKQHAKGKMTARERIELLVDPGSFVEFDEYVRHRTTAFGMDRNRPYGDSVVTGIGTIHGRTVAVYSQDFTTFGGSLGEVSGDKIIKIMEFALTSGVPIIGILDSGGARIQEGVLALSKYGEIFRLNTRSSGVIPQISIIMGPAAGGAVYGPALTDFVIMVDKTSQMFVTGPDVIKTVTGEDVGMEELGGALTHNTRSGVAHYLAEDEDDAIDYARTLLSFLPDNNMAEIPSYESGFEWETTDADRTLNTIIPDSANQPYDIHTVIEHVVDAGDFIEVQPLFAPNIVIGFGRVEGRSVGIIANQPSQMAGTLNIEAGEKASRFVRFCDAFSVPIVTLVDVPGYLPGTDQEWTGVIRRGAKLIYAYAEATVPLVTVILRKAYGGAYIVMGSKQLGADVNLAWPTAEIAVMGGQGAVNILYRGEIKKAEEAGEDVAAVRTRLANEYTYSVTSPFLAAERGEIDGIIEPANTRVSIAKALRALRGKRAELPPKKHGNIPL, from the coding sequence GTGACGGAACAGCCCGAACTCTTGACCACCGCCGGCCGCATCGCAGATCTTCGTGCCCGCTACGACGAAGCCGTCGTCGACGCAGAGAAGATCGCGAAGGAGAAGCAGCACGCGAAGGGCAAGATGACTGCCCGCGAGCGCATCGAGCTCCTCGTCGACCCCGGGAGCTTCGTCGAGTTCGACGAGTACGTTCGTCACCGCACGACCGCGTTCGGAATGGACCGCAACCGTCCTTACGGCGACTCGGTGGTCACGGGCATCGGCACGATCCACGGCCGCACCGTCGCCGTCTACTCTCAGGACTTCACCACCTTCGGCGGCTCGCTCGGCGAGGTCTCCGGCGACAAGATCATCAAGATCATGGAGTTCGCGCTCACCAGCGGCGTGCCGATCATCGGCATCCTCGACTCGGGCGGCGCCCGGATCCAGGAGGGTGTCCTCGCGCTCAGCAAATACGGCGAGATCTTCCGCCTCAACACCCGCTCCTCGGGCGTCATCCCGCAGATCTCCATCATCATGGGCCCTGCGGCCGGCGGTGCGGTCTACGGACCCGCCCTGACCGACTTCGTGATCATGGTCGACAAGACCAGCCAGATGTTCGTGACCGGCCCGGACGTGATCAAGACCGTCACAGGCGAGGACGTGGGCATGGAGGAGCTGGGCGGTGCGCTCACGCACAACACCCGCTCCGGTGTCGCGCACTACCTCGCCGAAGACGAGGACGACGCGATCGACTACGCGCGCACGCTGCTCAGCTTCCTGCCCGACAACAACATGGCCGAGATCCCGAGCTACGAGAGCGGCTTCGAGTGGGAGACGACGGATGCCGATCGCACTCTGAACACGATCATCCCCGATTCCGCCAACCAGCCCTACGACATCCACACCGTCATCGAGCACGTCGTCGACGCCGGTGATTTCATCGAGGTGCAGCCGCTGTTCGCGCCGAACATCGTGATCGGCTTCGGTCGTGTCGAGGGCCGCTCTGTGGGAATCATCGCCAACCAGCCGTCGCAGATGGCGGGCACGCTGAACATCGAAGCCGGCGAGAAGGCGAGCCGTTTCGTGCGGTTCTGCGATGCGTTCTCCGTCCCGATCGTGACCCTGGTCGACGTGCCGGGATACCTTCCTGGCACCGATCAGGAGTGGACCGGCGTGATCCGCCGCGGCGCCAAGCTCATCTACGCGTACGCCGAGGCCACCGTGCCGCTGGTCACCGTGATCCTCCGGAAGGCTTACGGCGGCGCCTACATCGTGATGGGCTCGAAGCAGCTCGGTGCTGATGTGAACCTCGCGTGGCCGACGGCCGAGATCGCAGTCATGGGCGGCCAGGGCGCCGTGAACATCCTGTACCGCGGTGAGATCAAGAAGGCCGAAGAGGCGGGCGAAGACGTCGCCGCGGTGCGCACGCGACTTGCCAACGAGTACACCTACAGCGTCACTAGCCCGTTCCTCGCGGCCGAACGTGGCGAGATCGACGGCATCATCGAGCCTGCCAACACGCGGGTCTCGATCGCGAAGGCTCTGCGGGCACTGCGCGGAAAGCGGGCAGAGCTGCCCCCCAAGAAGCACGGGAACATTCCGCTGTGA